A window of Dethiosulfovibrio peptidovorans contains these coding sequences:
- the murA gene encoding UDP-N-acetylglucosamine 1-carboxyvinyltransferase — protein MEDTLRIKGGIPLKGTIRMQGAKNAALPVMAASLLLRDATLVMDNVPELKDITTMVDLLRVLGADITFSDHRVVVTVPDSVSWETPGELVQKMRASSLVLGPLLAREGRAVMPLPGGCSIGSRPIDLHLKGLAQMGASIDLRHGAVHASTKGLKGCRIYLDFPSVGATENLLMAAVLAKGETVLENVAREPEIVNLADVLRKMGAKIEGEGTGVLTIQGMADLSAASIRIIPDRIAACTYLLAGVITNGAVTVEDVIPQHFDSLLAKLEEASVEVHSMEGSVSVVPSQERMKAVSMKTLPYPGFPTDVQPQLMAVMSLARGTSIIKESIFESRFLHASELKKMGADVELQGNTAIVTGVHSLNCADVVASDLRAGAALILAGLATQGETVVHGMSHVERGYERIKENLMALGAQVSSVVSSKR, from the coding sequence GTGGAAGACACGTTGAGAATTAAGGGTGGGATCCCCTTAAAGGGGACCATTCGAATGCAAGGGGCTAAAAACGCTGCCTTGCCGGTGATGGCTGCATCTCTGCTTCTTCGAGACGCCACTTTGGTTATGGACAACGTGCCGGAACTTAAGGATATCACCACCATGGTAGATCTTCTTCGAGTCTTGGGAGCTGATATCACCTTTTCGGATCATCGAGTTGTCGTAACGGTTCCAGACTCTGTCTCATGGGAAACCCCGGGAGAGTTAGTTCAGAAAATGCGGGCGTCCTCCCTGGTACTCGGTCCCTTGCTGGCTCGTGAGGGACGTGCTGTCATGCCTCTTCCTGGAGGATGCTCGATCGGGAGCCGTCCCATTGACCTCCACCTTAAGGGACTGGCCCAAATGGGCGCCTCCATCGACCTCCGTCACGGAGCGGTTCACGCCTCGACGAAGGGCCTTAAAGGGTGTCGCATCTACCTTGATTTCCCCTCGGTGGGGGCCACGGAAAATCTTCTCATGGCTGCTGTACTTGCAAAGGGAGAGACGGTGTTGGAGAACGTGGCTCGAGAACCTGAGATCGTCAATTTGGCCGATGTCCTCAGAAAAATGGGGGCCAAAATCGAGGGCGAGGGGACCGGGGTTTTGACCATTCAGGGGATGGCAGATCTGAGCGCTGCGTCCATTCGCATCATACCTGACAGGATCGCCGCCTGTACGTATCTTCTGGCTGGGGTTATCACGAACGGGGCTGTGACGGTTGAGGATGTCATCCCTCAGCATTTTGACTCCTTGCTCGCCAAGTTGGAGGAGGCCTCGGTGGAGGTTCACTCTATGGAAGGCTCCGTCTCGGTCGTTCCGTCGCAGGAAAGAATGAAGGCCGTCTCTATGAAGACGTTGCCCTATCCCGGATTCCCAACCGACGTACAGCCTCAGCTCATGGCTGTTATGTCTCTGGCTCGGGGGACCAGCATCATCAAGGAGAGCATCTTCGAGTCTCGGTTCCTTCACGCCAGCGAGCTCAAAAAAATGGGGGCCGACGTGGAGCTCCAGGGGAATACCGCCATAGTCACCGGTGTCCACTCTCTGAACTGCGCTGACGTGGTGGCCTCGGACCTCCGGGCCGGAGCGGCTCTCATACTTGCAGGGCTCGCCACTCAGGGAGAGACGGTGGTTCATGGTATGAGCCATGTGGAGCGCGGGTACGAGCGGATCAAGGAAAACCTCATGGCACTGGGGGCCCAGGTTTCCTCTGTGGTCTCAAGTAAGCGCTGA